The proteins below are encoded in one region of Sulfolobus islandicus Y.N.15.51:
- the nuoN gene encoding NADH-quinone oxidoreductase subunit NuoN, with translation MNLDYYLPILIPSILILFSSISALFIDNGVNESRFRLSLILSEVLVGVSLVFLIYSWVAGIVNYTLFSKSLFIDVPGYFFSITIFSVGLLAILLSKDHIISWSTRSSMLSLMLLSLLGLFYMSFANNIIIILTTWAISSAASYAIAMLRKDYKSVNAGIKYLIMGLLSSSIMIIGFASYLVSTGSLLFTTSVLYPNLFLFSISFISIAFLFKMGAFPFQAWLPDVYTDADRISVAFISSVGKLVGIIPLFRVVYLSDPNIVEVVIFIVISIGSMLVGNITAFSRRDIAAVLSFSSITQVGYILIGFAMFTISPAIAIVGILVQSLAYGIAQVGLFGIVSHVEKISGTSDISGLRGISSQDKPLAFAIVILILSLLGIPPLFGFWGKLFLFESSFTYPWLTIIAVLNSAISAGYYVPIVREVFREGEFEITKSSERDIAVVSAILSIILGIVIPIVFQILVSQIG, from the coding sequence ATGAACTTGGATTATTATTTACCAATTTTAATACCATCAATTTTAATTTTATTTTCTTCAATCTCCGCATTATTTATAGATAATGGTGTTAATGAAAGTAGGTTTAGATTATCGCTGATACTTTCCGAAGTACTTGTAGGGGTTAGCCTAGTGTTTTTAATTTACTCTTGGGTGGCTGGTATCGTGAACTATACATTATTTTCTAAGTCTTTATTTATAGATGTACCTGGCTATTTCTTCTCAATAACTATTTTTAGCGTAGGTTTACTTGCGATTTTATTGAGCAAAGATCATATAATATCTTGGTCTACACGCTCCTCTATGTTATCATTAATGTTACTATCCTTACTAGGTTTATTTTATATGTCCTTTGCTAACAATATTATTATTATTCTCACTACTTGGGCAATATCATCTGCTGCAAGTTATGCAATAGCTATGCTTAGAAAGGACTATAAGTCAGTTAACGCTGGTATTAAATATCTTATTATGGGACTATTGTCAAGCTCGATCATGATAATTGGTTTTGCTTCGTATTTAGTTTCAACTGGTTCACTACTATTTACCACGTCTGTACTTTATCCAAATCTCTTCCTTTTCTCTATATCTTTCATTTCAATAGCATTTCTATTCAAGATGGGAGCTTTTCCATTTCAAGCTTGGTTACCAGATGTTTACACAGATGCTGATAGAATATCAGTAGCGTTCATTTCAAGCGTTGGTAAGCTTGTAGGTATAATTCCTTTATTTAGAGTAGTATATCTCTCAGATCCTAACATAGTAGAGGTAGTTATATTCATAGTTATTTCGATAGGTAGTATGCTAGTTGGAAATATAACAGCTTTTTCAAGAAGAGATATTGCAGCAGTACTTTCATTTAGTTCAATAACTCAAGTTGGATATATCTTAATAGGTTTTGCGATGTTCACGATATCTCCAGCTATAGCTATTGTCGGTATTCTAGTGCAGTCTCTTGCATATGGAATAGCACAAGTAGGTCTATTCGGTATAGTGAGTCACGTAGAGAAAATATCTGGGACTTCTGATATTTCTGGGCTTAGAGGTATATCATCTCAAGATAAGCCATTAGCTTTTGCCATAGTAATTCTTATACTAAGTTTACTTGGGATACCACCGCTTTTTGGATTTTGGGGTAAGTTATTCTTATTCGAAAGTTCATTTACATATCCTTGGCTTACCATAATTGCTGTCCTCAATAGTGCGATATCTGCTGGATATTACGTTCCTATAGTTAGAGAAGTATTTAGAGAAGGAGAGTTTGAGATTACAAAAAGCTCAGAAAGAGACATTGCAGTAGTCTCGGCAATTTTAAGTATAATATT